From a single Calderihabitans maritimus genomic region:
- a CDS encoding tagaturonate reductase — translation MQLSRKLIDTGFSFPADVEVQPVKDLPERVIQFGEGNFLRAFVDWMFHRLNKEGLFNGKVVVVQPIPRGLVSVLNEQDGLYTLFLRGIQNGWLVQEKEVISVISRGINPYEQWEEYLKCAENPEIRYVISNTTEAGIAYVPGENMDNCPSSFPGKLTAYLYRRYQHFQGDPEKGMVIIPCELIDRNGDNLKRIVLKISEEWKLPEGFNTWVKKHNYFLNTLVDRIVTGYPRDAEQIWQELGYQDKLLNTGEIFHLWVIEGDKRFSEELPFHKVGLNVLWVDDMTPYRTRKVRILNGAHTMTVPVAFLYGKDTVKDSVEDPLLGKFIRKGIFEEIVPTLDFPEEEIKEFARAVVERFQNPFIKHFLIDIALNSISKFKTRVLPSLLSYVREKNSIPKCMGLSLAALMAFYRGRVEDGMLVGKRKGEEYRFRDDLDVLEFFVTRWQQYECSGDVRSLVVDVLGSERLWGQELNQVPGLADAVSENLKNIMEHGMGYALRQVIED, via the coding sequence GTGCAGCTTAGTCGAAAGCTTATTGACACTGGTTTTTCTTTTCCCGCGGACGTTGAGGTACAGCCGGTAAAAGATTTACCGGAACGGGTTATTCAATTTGGCGAAGGAAATTTTCTAAGAGCTTTTGTGGATTGGATGTTTCACCGTCTAAATAAAGAGGGTCTTTTTAATGGCAAGGTGGTGGTTGTGCAACCTATTCCCCGGGGATTAGTTTCGGTATTGAATGAACAGGATGGGTTGTATACTCTTTTCCTGCGCGGGATTCAAAACGGGTGGTTGGTACAGGAAAAAGAGGTCATTTCGGTAATTAGCCGGGGTATTAATCCATATGAGCAGTGGGAAGAATACTTAAAGTGTGCCGAGAACCCGGAAATTCGCTACGTTATCTCCAATACTACTGAAGCCGGTATCGCCTATGTACCGGGGGAAAATATGGACAACTGTCCGTCTTCCTTCCCCGGTAAGCTTACCGCTTATCTGTACCGTCGGTACCAGCATTTTCAGGGGGACCCGGAAAAGGGCATGGTGATTATACCCTGCGAGCTTATCGACCGGAATGGAGACAACCTGAAGAGGATTGTACTAAAAATATCAGAAGAATGGAAGCTGCCTGAGGGTTTTAATACTTGGGTCAAAAAGCATAATTATTTCCTCAATACCCTGGTGGATAGGATTGTAACCGGGTATCCCAGAGATGCGGAACAAATATGGCAAGAACTAGGATACCAGGACAAGCTGCTAAACACTGGCGAAATATTCCATTTATGGGTTATTGAGGGGGATAAACGGTTTAGCGAAGAACTGCCTTTCCACAAAGTAGGTTTAAACGTACTGTGGGTGGATGACATGACCCCTTATCGTACCCGAAAAGTCAGGATACTTAACGGGGCCCATACCATGACCGTGCCGGTGGCTTTCCTGTACGGAAAAGATACTGTAAAGGATTCGGTGGAAGACCCGCTGTTAGGGAAATTTATAAGAAAGGGTATTTTTGAGGAAATTGTACCCACCCTGGACTTTCCCGAAGAGGAAATTAAAGAGTTTGCCCGGGCGGTAGTGGAACGTTTCCAAAACCCGTTTATCAAACATTTTTTAATTGACATTGCTCTTAACTCTATTTCTAAGTTCAAGACCAGGGTACTACCATCGCTCCTGAGCTACGTCAGGGAAAAAAACTCAATACCCAAGTGCATGGGACTGTCTCTGGCCGCTCTTATGGCTTTCTACCGTGGCCGTGTAGAGGACGGTATGCTAGTCGGGAAGAGAAAAGGAGAGGAATATCGTTTCCGGGATGACCTGGATGTATTGGAGTTTTTTGTTACCAGATGGCAGCAGTATGAGTGTAGCGGGGATGTTCGGTCTCTGGTTGTTGACGTGCTGGGCAGCGAGAGGTTGTGGGGTCAGGAATTAAACCAGGTTCCAGGGCTTGCAGATGCCGTATCGGAGAACCTGAAAAACATTATGGAGCATGGCATGGGTTACGCCCTGCGCCAGGTGATTGAAGATTAG